The DNA window tcATGATGCCTTAAAGAACCTGTTAGCTCTGGCTAGAAGATATTGGTGTAGTTATGTAACAGGATATTGGCGAATtgtaagagagagaaaatatgcaaatgGAGGCTTGGACAAATTTTGAGATAACCTCGGCAGAGAAGGATGGGCAAACCCTAAAGAagatatagagaaaaaaaatgtacagattcCATTGAATTAAGGTTTGATTTTTGTAAATGGCAAACagcatgtaaaatgaaaaaaaaagaaaagtgcatgcacctttattatttttatttattatttttagtttttatttatcatttttaggTTTCAAAGGTTGTTGAAAGATGCATTACAGGTAGTTATTGACGGATCTGGAAAGttatgagttaaaaaaaaaaaaagtaaaagaatgaCATACAGGTAAAGTGATATAACCTTCACACTTATGCCAGCATCCTTTAGGGAAGTATAGTACAGCTAGAAATACACCTGTCTTCATTAGTtattgaagaaaggaagagttaATTGTTCATAGATGAGATAATAACCTTGAACCTAATGATGACTAGAGGGTAATAAGTCACCAAAAAACTACTAGGAATTGTGACCTTGGAGAACTCTAAGACATAAAAAAGGGTATGGCTGAAAGGCCAGGGGAGAGTGTACTAAAACGATTATCCCATGCATGCGACAGTGGAGCAGGAAATATAATCTTCTCCTTGTGGGAGGAAAGGCAAATGAATCTGGGACCAGGAGTATTTGTACATAGTGGAGATTAAGCTCCTAGAACTCTATGGATATTAACATTAATATAGGCAAGAGGGCTCCACCATGCTGGCCTTAGAGAACCAGCTAGTTCTGTGGACCATGGAAAAGGGTGACAAGGAACCGTCTGTGCCATTGTGAATCAATCTTGATTCTTTGTTAATAGTTCAGGTTTAATTGAACAAGAcgtatataatttaaaatgctataCAGGGTTTTCATGCTGCAGCAACTATTGCTGAACAAAGCTTTTTGGAATGGATATTTTCATATCTAGGTAGATCACTCTTCTTGTTTGTTCTCTTACACCTAAAGTTCGTGATAATAGTGTTGGATAAGAATGGCAACATCTCCGTCCTTCCCCACCCATCACAATCCTGAAAGATCACAATGAATCTGGGACACTCTACAATGAGTATTGATCCATCTCTGACAAATCTCTGGCATGAAGACCAAATGATCTAGGAATTAGACCTATTATTTCCTTTATGTCTTTGAGGTTTTAGTTCTGTTGTCTTTTCCTTATAAGCCTAGCAAAATCAGACAAGAATATGCAGGTCTCTGACATACTTAGTCTTTCTTGTTCAGCAGAGGCAGATTCCATCTTGAAAGTTCCCTAAGGACAGCTTGCCACAGCTAAGAAATGCTGCCACCCCATTTGTAGGTCCTAAACAACAGTATAACAGGCTCTGTTGTACAGACAAGTTGTACTGTACTGACAAGTTCTTAGACATATAAATTGAACTATTGCTTACATACATCAAGAGCTAAGTATTCAGATCTACCTAGTACAGAAGATACAGATTTCTCAGTCTTATATCAGTCAGTCACTGAGCTTCTAACAGTATCCTCCCTTGTGTATGTTCCAATTAGCTTAACGGTCAAAGGTTGATTATATTTTTACCAGTACTGTTCTTTCAAAAAATCACAAGAGAAGCCCAGTAGGAACACAGTGGCTTAAGGATCTCCCAAAAATTATAAAGAGTTGCACATACATGGTGAGGAGAGGATACACCTTCTGCTTACCTTTTGTAAGGAAGCCAattggaaaagtaaaatttaaaacagtgaaattcaCCATTAAATGCCTACTAAAAAACAGGCACTTCCCCTGGATCACTGTGACAAACCTTCATTTCCATTCCACTTCTCcatggaaggagggaaggatgTTTTCTCTGTTAGGGGTTCAGTGTTCTCTAGACTTCATACCCCTTAGCTAGAGATTAGGAGCCTACAACTCATGTGCAATCCATGTCAAAATGGGCACAGCTGTAACTGTCTTTGCAACTAGCAGCTTAGAGAATAAGCCAATTTCACAAACCTGCAGAAAATACTCAGGAAAAACTCTCAGAAACTACGGAAGCTGAAGGccacaacattaaaaaaaaaaacatacgtAATAGTGTTGGTGTTAATATTCACACACAAATTTTGCTGGTAAAAGAGGTTGGTTTGCATTCTAGAGCTGCTTGTAAGGAGTATGGAGGTTGTTGACTCTTCATTATTCTATTACTTTGGCCTGGTGTTGCCTTCATTTCAATTCTTGATCTTGCCACATATTCTGCTtacatgcattattttttcctttctgaaatatgCATTTCATTCTTAACAGATCTGCTGACAATGGAGGACAGTCCACGTGGGATgtgtgaaaactgaaacaacacttagcaggagggaagaaatagatggatttttaaatcagaagtCTTGCTTCGATACTTAAACCTGCTGAATGCCACTTTTTCTGGAATCAAAGTAGGCATTTTAGTTCTGGTTTGAGTGAAACAATAACATTTGTTATGACACATCAGAATCACTAATATTATGGTTAAaccaaataggaaaaaaaatataatatttattctaGTATCACTTTTTAAAGATTAGCAAACATTAGCTTGGCAGAGAACTGTTCATTGTAGCATTTCCTTGATATGTCATCTAATACACCTGAAATCTTGAGCACTTTAATTCTGTGGCAAAACCTGTAGACTTTAATGTAcatctttgcaaataaaatgggaatatagcctgaaaaacaaaattacatgATATTCTCTTTGTTAAAGGAATACATGTTGACAATAGTGATATTTAAATTgatcaaattttaaaagccttttctgaGTATGAAAAACACTCTATTAACATTCTATTAACAAGTGGAAAAATGTGAACATTGAAATTAAAGCCTTACATACCTTTCTGAAATACCATTGTAAACAGGACTGCTGTAATGTTACACAAAAGGTAATCACACTATTTAGATAGACAGACTTGACTTCAACAATTAGAGCAACCTCACCACTACTAAAATATGAGttacttttctgattttacCCCTTCCCTAATTTAGTCATTAATTCGATGAACAAATTATAAGCCTGTGTAGAGAAATACTCCCCCTAATAAGGGTTCCTCAGTAAACTTCTCGGCCATTCTGGTATAGAAGGCTATAAAATTTCCCTTCAGTTACGTGTCTTTACCTGAAACTTTCAAAATCAAGAAACAAAGTACAAAATCCCATTTCCCAGAGGTGGCATGCCAACTTAGGATCATAGTGAAATTATACACGAGCTCTGAAATCCCCTAACTGGAATAACTCTtccaatttcattaaaaaaatttggggggggggggggggggaagggaagtaGAAGTTTTAATCTGTGGCTTAATTAAGCATTTCCTTTGTTAACAGTACTGGCTTAGGTAGCCCACAACTCCTCTGTTGCCCTCCACAGAATGACTGACTTAGAGAACTGACCCAGTTAAAAATAAGATCTATTAAGTTACAGCAGCACTAAGAAGACGATAGTGAACAGGGTGACCGAAGCCTTTACATTagtacttattaaaaaaaatgttccttacACTATGCTTTTTAATCTTATGTAAAGTCATTAGCTAATTAAAGAGTCTAGTCTTTCTTTAGTTATATTATCCAAGCCCATCCCAGAAATCATGATGTATGAATGAAAGTTAGAGATCAGACCAAATCCAGTAAGAAAAGAGCAGATGCAAGGACTCTTGTCATCCTCTGACAGACCAATGGAGGTGGttagagattatttttctttgttcttctgtggCTTCCATGACTATTTGTCTTTAATGTTCCCTACCACAGCATCTACAGTGCAAGTGAAGTTGTCCAATAATTGCCAATAATAAAGGATACTCATCTGGGACATACAAGTTTGAAGGCAGGAGTTAGATCTAGAGGCAATGGATATCACTCGTAAGAAAGCTTAAACGTTGCTCTTCCTCATCTCTTGATCCCCATGAGACTTACCAGCTAAATGCCTAATTGCAATGCAAGTGCTACTTATCAGCTGTATGCTACTGGGGTACAAGGTATGAATTGGACATCAAAGTATCTAATTATGAAATTTTGACATGCTTAAAGACTACTCCCCTGACAGCAAATGGTAAATTGTTGCCAACTTCAACATGATAGATGCTCACCTCCCTCCCACAAGAGGAAAATAACGTTTCTATGGGAGTTTTATTAGAACGAATAGAGAGTTCAAGATTTTTGTCAGATTTAGTCTTCAAATTTGCTGTTTAGATTCATGTAGTTATCAACAACTGCATACTGTCTTAATTTAGTACTAAGAATTTTGTAAACAATCTTGCTGGATAGTCATCTACTGTTAAGAAATGGTATTTCATAATCTATCTCACATAGATAAAATGGCTGCAATTGCAAAAGAACAGAACCTAGGCAGAAGGAAAGGACTTCAAAATTGATAGTTGCttacttttgtctgttttcaatTTGCTCACAGGGATCCTGTCAAAAAAAGTGGTAATCACACATTTCAAAAATCTATTAGTAGATCAATTTCAGCTTATTTTGAAGGAGCAaacttttagtttctcattgcCCCTTCCTTCTCCACTTCTGCACGTGAATGCtatttcatatttgcatttaCCAATTAGTACatgtaaatagaaaatgttatgcaaaacatatacatttaaggaattaaaaaaaaatcattcaaatatttctaaatttaatttaaccATTCCAACATTAAGCATATTTACGTCCAAATCTTCTGACACAAAGACTTGCAAATTAAAGTGTGCTATATCCTAATGTAAAGGATTGAAAACACAACTAATCACAACTGAACAAAGTCGAAAAACTAGTTCAACTTGCATGGCTGAATTCTAATAAATTGGGAATAggagttttttttaaaatgtttcatttaataatttGAAGCACTAACATTTCCAAATagatttcttcaaaaaatatatatcattttaaaacaacagcattgCAAAGCATAAATAGGTTAGATTTAACAGGAAAATCATCCCACTTCAGAAGTGAGAGCAAAAATAGGCCAGCACATTAGTCACTACTAGAACTGTCTGAACTGTCAGAAGatgaacttttttcctttcgtctcttcttcttttcctttttatgatgttttcctttcttagatttattcttcttctcctttttcctttccttcttgtgtgatttttgtttttttggctttggaCTATCCTCTTCAGCAGCACTTGATGAGGAAGACCTAGACCAAATTAAACATTGACAGATaattggagaaggaaaaatgctacaagattttattattatttcagtattcaTACAATGTTGCAAATCAAATTTGGTGAAGAATTTATACAGAAGCATCCAGTGGAAACTTTACGGTATCTCAGTCTGCATGTTCAACTGAGCAATGACTTTTCTAATTAGTCTATCATGCTAGAAAAGCAGCATGTTTACAATGCAGATTAATTGATTAGGCGAGTTGTGTGGTTTTGCAATCTTCagtaagaaaaagatgaagagtaCAGACCTCAAAAAAACGAGTGACAGTATAACACTAAAGAAGAGCTTCCACCTGGTAAAGTATCATATGATCAGTCCCAATGATATGGGAATACCTTAGAGGAAACCTTCATGCAtttcacatatataaaaatctaaGAGAAATAGGTATGATAGATTTGGATTCTCTTGCAGCTGGTATTATTTGTCTCTAACCCAGCAGTGATGAGTGAAGTGACTGTATACATGCAAGAATTAAGACGACAATAAAAGGAATGTTTCAATGATTGTGCTCAAGTTCTTGAGTTGTTCAGAATTGCTGTTCTGTCCTATTGTTTCCAACATAAACTATTAATTTCTTGCATGTAAAGACTACTGCCAGCAGACTAACATTTCTGTACTCTTCATTAAGTGTTAGAGCTACATTATGTAAATAAGGAAGAGGGGGGGCAATGCCAATACAGCCAATGTTAAATcctattgctttattttatctCCAAAGAACACCTTATTCTGTCCTCCAAATACAATTCACATTTCCTGGCTCTCAGTGCAGTTCCTGGGTTGTTATCAACAGTCCTAAAATCTATACTCTCATCTAAAGATCAGTCGGCAGGCCAAAACTCAGGTTCACAATAAATTGGGTATTGTGACCTTTTCTTTGAAACCAGACTAACGCTTTCTTAGGCTTTTACAGCAACAGGAACATTAAAACTCAATACAAGCttatcaaaaggaaaactgtagTTTTGCCTGTTAAGCTACTCAGAAAAAGCAAGGGTGTGcatatgtgtgcacacatgcacaaagaGAAATTTAGGGTCCTGTAAGCTTTTCCATATAAGCTAAGCTGGGGACCAACCCCATAATCCTCCTGACTCCTTGCTCTCCTTTCCCCACCACATCTTGCCCAGAGTTGGGTAGTCAAACGGAACACTGCTTTCTCAGAACTGCACACCTCCAGAACTACAATGTCTTGCTAGAGTTTTCAAGACTTCCATTGTCCTAACTCCACAGCAGAAGCCTGTGGCTTCACCATTACTCAAAGAACAAACAAGTTCTCACTGGATAATGGGAAGTTTTTTCCAATCAAAAAGATTCTTGCCAAACCCACTGGATTCAAAGcagcaacattttctgaaacaaaaacaccacccaAACATCAGaatatttccaaatttctgttttgaaattaaagtaGGTGTATGAAAGAGTTACCTTTTCCTTGGTCTCTTTAAttttggtttttctttgctttttcttttttgtttctttttttcctcctcctcattcAAATCtatggacaaaaaataaaagtttatgaCATTTCAGACTGAATTACGATAAGCATTAAAAGAATGGCTGCAACAGTAAGGTAAAGTTACTATAAAATTATTGttagaagtttttcttttctccaaattcTGGTCTAGTatattcatttcagaaatattttgcacagtAGTAGAATTTAATATACACCTTACATTCCAAGGACATTTATCTGAACACTAAGAATGAAGGACGCCCTGCAAAACATACAACTTTAGGGTTTCATATccattcttctgtattttgaaggACTTGTACTAGTCTGAAATCAGGTCATGTAACTTGaaggtacagaaaaaaatagacacaTATTCCCATCGGCATACTTGAACTCACACAGCCTTATTTCACACTTCACAAATAGCTGTAACTAAGATAAATCTGATTTAACTGTCAATGTAACATCTATGAACATGATAGGAAAGTCACTCTTCATCTGACCTTTCCCCACTCTGCCTACACAGTTGTATAAAAAGCTAAATACAGGACAGAAATATTGACAtccagggaaagaaatgaagaacagagAGCAATTAATACCCAGGTCCTCCCCAAATGAATACATAATAGGAACTTATTTTGGCAATGCAGTAAACAAAAAACGCTGACAAAAATAACTGTTGTTCAAAATACGGAGTTGCCTCCATCATTTCTCCTCCCTACATATCATCCTTACTAGGACTGAGTTTAGGGTCTGGAATACGAGagcaacagaacaaaac is part of the Cygnus olor isolate bCygOlo1 chromosome Z, bCygOlo1.pri.v2, whole genome shotgun sequence genome and encodes:
- the SREK1IP1 gene encoding protein SREK1IP1 yields the protein MALPGGNKDNIRAGCKKCGYPGHLTFECRNFLRVDPQRDIVLDVSSTSSEDSEEEELQRLQAMREKKNLNEEEEKKKQKRKSKEKPKLKRPRKRSSSSSAAEEDSPKPKKQKSHKKERKKEKKNKSKKGKHHKKEKKKRRKEKSSSSDSSDSSSSD